The segment attatctctttttcttttttataaccGTAAAATTCAGCGATCGAGATCAATCGACTAATTCTACAAGCTTAAATAGCCACATATTCTTACAATTTAAGAGAATCCAAATGGTCAGAGAAGAAGGAATCAAGATTTTGTtgtattggatttttttttatctattcttTGTTCTCATTTTCTCATTACTAATTTAGTTAATatcactttaaaattttaacgtGTCACGTCTTTCGTAGAAGTAGCGTAATCCCCTTTTCTTGTATTTAGCTTACATTCAACTGTAATATGATATCAAAAGAATatgtacaattaaaaaaaaatatatatatatatatatatatgtaaaattctGAATTCATTAGCATATGTCAAATTTGTTGTGACTAAATCAGTAGTAAATCAGTATTAACTAACGTATTTTTCTCATTAGGAAAATTATCTGTTAAGTGAGCACTATAGAGGATAAAATAACCAACACATTCATGATATATATAGTACTCAGAGCCAAAGGTGTTTACGAATATGATGGTAAGTAAATTGCCTGCACGTCGACGGATAATGAtcaatatagtttaaaattaacTGAATCGAATCTCAAGTAATATATTACTCTTAACCAAAAAAAGTAAATCACATCGGAAAAGGGACATAGATAGGAAGGGAAGATACTGATGATAAATTGATAATTAAGAGTGTATATCAGCTTTAGCAACATATATAAtggatataaaaaaattcttacaaATCCAGATGGAACTCTCACAGTGGTCCATCTTATAGTAGATATGCCACTCAGTATTTACTTATGTTGATATATGTACAGACTGAGACTAACAAATCATACCAGTCAATTTTTTGTTATGAAATATACGTTTTGTAGCTTGAAATATacgttttcttttcttgtttatCTAGTAAAATTTGTTGAATTTGTTTTCTGTAccgatttttttattaactatgAAAATTCCTGACTTTAAACCTACATTTTTTCACATGTTTGAAGTTAGTTTAACAAACATTCTGATTTAAAGAAAACTTTTCGTaccaaaaatgttttaaattcgAGAAATAAGAAAAGCGAACTTTTGGAGATGTAAAAAATTGCTATCTATGGTTTTTGTGCGATCAATGTTGGGTACGTAGAAGGCAATACAGGTAAAAAGAACAACCCGTCCATTATTTTATtgagtcaaagatttcagactacaatttttttcttgctGTGAAACTCCATAAATTCTTGAAACATCAACAAGGAATAAGAAGACTAAGTATAACTGAAACGATGGTGAGATGAAAGTTATGATTCAAACGTCTAATAAAGGCGTTTTTAGTTTTGTAGGTTTTCGAAATAGAAAAAACGTCAgaaattctttaaaaatcaTGTATGTATGATTATAAAAGAAACCAACAGTTAGGGTGTTACCAAAACACAGGGTAAGAGAGATTGGGTTGGTAAACTATAGCTATGATTTCAAGTGCTAATAATGTGTTCTACAATCTATTTGCGCCACCTTTTTAACCTTTTGTTACATCAACACACAGATTAGTAAACGAGGAAGCAGTTTTACCAAGACTTTGTCATTAGgggataaattaattttctccGTTGTTACTGCTTTGTTCAATGGCTGCTTAAGTATCAGCATAGTTTGACAGGCTTAGGTAGTGAGTGACAAATTCAAATATTGCTTAACACCAAAACATTTACTATTTTCTAGTCAATAATAGATCCCATAGATATTTGTATGAATCTGTATGTATATTAAATCTGTAGTGTGGAACATATTTACTTTAATATGTACTGTTATATTAAAGTGATTTTGAATCAAGGTGGAGCATTTTTAaccatttttctttgtataatattttatgtctGACATTATTAAGAAGTTACGAACTAGTATTCTTACCTAccaaaatttcttttttcttgaaaCTTAAATTGAAGCCATTGAAAGTGGAAGCCCCACCGGTCTTCCCAGATTCAACTGTCCTCATCACCTCCGAAAATGTTCAACGTTCAGAGTCAATCCACGCAgcttaaaagtttttttttttttgctaaaaataagCTTAAAAGTTGTTCGTaagtcctttttttttctttttaaacttGACACTGAATCCTATAAGACTCgaaacatttttcttttccCAAATCACGAATTCGAGAACaattgtttctttgtttttcttttccaaaacagagaaataatactccctccgtttcttaaagagtatcgttgtgacatttttcacacagattaagaaagttgttgaaatatatgtaagttgtaattaattatacctctttgaccaatagtattttagataaataaaattatttataaaatcaatgtagtttgcaattaattttcagctgaaagttagtaaaatttacattgaaattgtaaagtgacactctttgtgtaacaagaaaataagctcagaatgacatttattataaaacaggGAGTAGTAAAATAAAACTGTACTCCTAACCTCTAAACATCCTTTTTTCTAACATTTCATAAGaaatgtattaatataaaatgctGAAAACCAAGAGTGTGCATTTACAAACATTATTTGACTAAAATACAGGTATATTAACCCATATTAACTACAAAGAATTACTCTGGTTATTTGACATGCATATACACACTTGTCGAAAaagttataagaaaaaattgaCATTACACATATACACATATTAACTACCATAAATATGcgttttaactatatatatatatgtgtgtgtgtgtgtttatacaaggaatGCTTTTTCATATGATAAGTTACTCTAtgtttgcccaaaaaaaaaaagttactctATGTTAAAAGTAAACTACTAATTTTCGCTGTGTATCAAGTTCtatatgattttcttttgtgttATATGTAACCGATATCCCATTGATTCCTCTGTTTTTCGATCTTATCTTTATATTTGTTGATATGCCATGCTCTACAGGAAATATGATTTCCTAagattttatttccttttcacGAACACGGTTATGGAAATGACGCATTTGCCCCTATAAACTCAACCATGAAACCGCTTttcagtttccttttttttttgtttttttaaaacaaaaacgtCATTACCCATAATTCCAACTACACTTTTAAAGCCAGATGTCTATAAATACAAAGCACAACTATACCATCGTTCCTCACAAAATCCTACAAACATAATCTCACATAATCACATCCAAATCACACTATTGAATTCTGCATCTCTATTATTTCAAGAACCCTTTAATTAAAATCCCTCATAAACCATGGGTCATGGCACAAACAGAGTAGAAGACATGGCGTCTCCCAACAACGGAACGGCAACAGCTAGAGAAACGATCGTGGAGGTACACAGCGTTTGTCTACCGCCCAAGAAAACAACGTTTCAGAAACTCAAGAAGCGTTTTGCTGATGTTTTCTTTCCTGATGATCCGTTAGAGAGGTTTAGGAACCAAACATGGAGAAACAAAGTGATTCTTGGTCTTCAAAGCTTGTTTCCTATATTCACGTGGGGTTCTCAGTATGATCTCAAGCTTTTTAGGTCCGATGTTATCTCTGGTCTCACCATTGCCAGTCTAGCCATCCCTCAGGTTCACCACTTAATAATCCTTTTTATTAggaattttaattttgttgttgAACTGTTTTAAAAGCAATTTACTATCCTGCAAGACGAAACTGTTTTACAGTTTTCTAATTGGTTAGCATattgtttttcagttttggccGAAAAAGAGTTTCAAGCAAAcgcataatatttttttgtatgtcattcaatctatcttattaaaacagaaacattttattggacctaacatttatttcgtaagtttttaaattaaatacacctttatactttatagttaaacttaaattaaatcactaatgctcttttctttatactactatctatgtttccaaacaatatacttatttctttatactactatcaatgttttcaaacaatactagatcttgacccgtgcgaccgcacgggtattaattttcagttttagttttttttttatactaaataatatatttataatatttaatcgttttatattgactaaattaggggtgggtatttgggtatccactcgaattcggttaaaatctattcggatttgagttttttgagtttaaagattctacctctattcgggtatttataaactttggttccggtttgattcagatctttgcgagtttgataacccgtttaaactatttttgagttttcaaaatttatatatctttaaatttccctaaatctaaaaataaaaataatataacatgtaaatttgagtaatgtaagccaaagtaactaaattaaaaattaaaataggtttaacttgaatatttggatgaagaataaatatatattttaaatatgtttggagttttgattattgtttatctactttaaaatgtttacttttgattattttttatatttcaaatattttaaccaacttagaatagcttatatcttggatattaattcgaaaaatagctaacatattgaagtatataaatatgatttaaatacatttgaatatccgaaatatttcgttcggatgtggatattatctagtttcggttcaaatatgctaatactttttcgttcaaattttttaaatgaagagttgatattataattttcagaatcgtttatctaataaaaatgtattttttttgaatttgacattgatttaatggagaagttaatgaagtgtatttaatttaaatttaatttggaaaacacattaattgaagtggaaaagacatcattaaaataggaaatattatttaatgtcagtggcataccattgtaaataaaagtgaaaactaaggggtattttatatgggtacttctcttttaataatatagatattttatactactatcaatgtttccaaacaatacaataattaatattactttatttatatctatcattttttctttaaaattttgtagaaacgtcataatttcataaattgcaaaataatgaactttaaaatttggattataagttacaaattatgaaactattacaatttaaatcaaattaaattacatatcggtcatccatcagttcaatcggttagtctcggattttagtaatttttttaaatatgaatattttaaaaacctaaattgaattgtcagatctccgggttaaccggtataatcacaatcagattgaatttaaaatactgatttaaatgcaaaactattttaaatacactctttaaaatttaccaaaatatttattaagttattagtgaaatttttcatcgtaaaatattccgcgcttctaaagcgcggatcaagatctagtgttttattaaatttaaacaaaaattatttatctcGTTTATTTCATAGTGGGTTCGCTTAGAATGATCCAACAACTTATTTTAATTAAAGTTATTTCCTAAAAaattgtgttctttttttttgaaatttaaattgcAGGGAATCAGCTATGCCAAGCTAGCAAACTTACCACCTATCGTTGGTCTTTGTAAGTATCGACCATCATCACATAATTACAGACTAATATAGTGTGATTAACTAAATCAACttctaattaataaattttgtggTTGCATGCAGATTCAAGCTTTGTGCCACCACTTATCTACTCAATTCTTGGGAGTTCAAAACATCTTGCAGTGGGTCCTGTCTCAATAGCATCACTTGTAATGGGCTCAATGCTAAGTGAGAGTGTTTCTCCAACACAAGACCCAGTTCTATATCTCAAATTGGCCTTCACTTCAACTTTCTTTGCTGGTCTCTTCCAAGCCTCCCTCGGCCTTCTTAGGTATGAATCTTACCCTAGAGATTTCtgtttttctaataaaaaaactcaaacgAATAAGGGGAATCTGCAATCGTCATGTGAAAAAGAATATGTAGTGAAGCTTATTATTGCAGTTTAGTATTCTTTGTGTAGAATATATTCAGAGTTTTGCTTAAGTCTCTATTGTTGAATTATCACTGAAAATGAAAGGACATTAGTCATGATGAATAGAGAGAGACAACTAAACTCCATTTTCTATATATGAAAAAGACCAAGATTCTATATAACTTGATTTGATGGTGACATGTACTAGTGTCTACCTCCCAAGATGCTTCCTTATACTTAGTGGTTTTACACTTTATTTTTCGTGGTCAGCAACTTTggatttgtattatatatttacataaatttaattaaattttttcaGGCTGGGATTTTTGATTGACTTTTTGTCAAAGCCAACTTTGGTTGGTTTCACTGCTGGTGCTGCTGTGATCGTGTCACTGCAACAGCTAAAGGGTCTTCTAGGAATTGTTCATTTCACTGGCAAAATGCAATTTATTCCTGTCATGTCCTCTGTTTTCAACAATAGATCCGAAGTAAGTCAAACATTCTTTTTCctctttataaaattataactaaACCACTAAAAAAATACTTATCAAATAGTACTTACTACAATTTCAGTGGTCATGGGAAACTATTGTGATGGGGCTTGGCTTCTTGATCATTCTCTTAACCACAAGACACATTGTAAGTACTTGCAAAAACTTCAGGCATTATACCAAAAGAGACTGTGCTGTGATTGAatatctaacattttttttttgtcgaattTACAGAGCATGAGGAAGCCAAAACTTTTCTGGATATCAGCTGCATCACCTTTGGCATCAGTTGTTATCTCAACTCTTCTTGTCTTCCTCATCAGGAACAAGACTCATGCCATCTCTTTTGTAAGAACTTTTTTTAAACCAGACTTGTGTTACTATGTAATCTGAGATTGAGGAAACAAAGACTGAAGAGATTCGATCCCTTAATGCAGATTGGACATCTACCAAAGGGTTTGAATCCACCTTCATCGAACATGTTGTACTTCAGTGGTACTCATCTTGCTCTTGCCATCAAGACTGGTATCATCACAGGGGTTCTCTCTCTTACGGTAAGCTTTGCAAAATCTTTATATCCATAGTAATTTGTACAGTTAAGTGCTTAACACtttgactttgttttttttttcaggaaggGATTGCTGTTGGGAGAACCTTTGCATCTCTAAAGAACTATCAAGTTAATGGGAACAAAGAAATGATGGCTATAGGTTTTATGAACATGGTTGGCTCTTGCACCTCTTGCTATGTTACAACAGGTAAGAAACCAATCTCATTCACCTTGTGTTGTTTCAAGGAACAATGTTTTTGACAActgctatttatttattttttcttcaggTTCGTTCTCTAGATCTGCTGTTAACTACAATGCTGGAGCGAAAACAGCAGTCTCCAACATTGTGTTGGCCTCCACAGTTCTTGTGACCCTCTTGTTCTTGATGCCACTCTTCTACTTCACTCCTAATCTGATCCTAGCCGCCATCATCTTAACCGCTGTGATAGGCCTCATTGACTATCAAGCTGCTTACAAGCTCTACAAAGTTGACAAATTCGATTTCTTCACGTGCATGTGTGCCTTCTTCGGTGTTCTCTTAGTCTCTGTGCCTCTTGGCCTAGCAATAGCAGTGAGTATACAAACTATTCTTTATGATTctggtttaactaatgctcaGGTAGTTTGTTATTAAAGTTTGATACCTTCTTGTCACAGGTGGGTGTTTCAGTTATCAAGATCTTGTTGCATGTAACCCGGCCAAACACTTTAGAGTTTGGAAATATCCAAGGGACTCAGATATACCAGAGTCTTAAAAGATACAGAGAAGCCTCGAGAGTCCATGGTTTCTTGATTCTTGCTGTTGAATCTCCAATATACTTCGCTAATAGCACTTACCTGCAAGAAAGGTTTGTGAAAAGAACTTTCTTCAATACTAAATAACTATCTTCTTGATATGGTTTTTGTGTTTGTTCTTATGAGAATGAGTTTATGGTTCTTGTAGGATCTTGAGATGGACCAGGGAAGAGGAAACTCGGATAAAGGATAACAATGGTACTACCTTAAAATGCTTAATTCTTGACATGACAGGTAACTTCTCTTCTCATCTGAGGTATGATCATGAGTTTTTGGACTCTCTTCTTTActtataacttctttttttttttgaactgttTCAGCTGTATCCTCCATAGACACAAGCGGAATTGAGGCTGTGTTTGAACTTAAGAGGAGGCTGGAGAAGCAACCACTTCAGGTTAGACCTCTATCTGCAAACAAAGATCTTACCTATGTAAGTAGTAACACACAtctaattttatgttttcactTTGTTTTAAACAGCTTGTGCTGGTGAACCCTGTGGGGAGTGTGATGGAAAAGCTACACAAGTCCAAGATCATTGAGTCATTGGGGCTGAGTGGACTTTATCTAACAGTTGGTGAAGCTGTAGCTGATCTCTCATCTACATGGAAAGCTCATGGCCAGCCATGAAATAAAAAGCAGTCACTTAATGAACTTTAATTTCCAATGTAGAATTTGAGAACTTGTAAAAGGATGGTTGTTTCTGAAGACTAAGCAAGCAGCCTctttagaaacaattttttttgatgctaaattgtataaataaatgtaattttcaaCTTTAACATATCGCTTATGAATTAAACTTCTCACTCTTCTCAAAATTTACACAAATTTAAAACTGGCTACAAGTAATGGATTAGAGTTATATATGATAAGAAGCAAGTTTTGGTCATTATATAACCTTTTGTCTCTTTCAAGAACTGGTGCTGCTCTTTCTCCTCCTGACAACTTTCTTTGCAGTAACCTTATCAtcactcttctcttcatcaTCCGAACTATTCACAGCTTTTACAGAATCCTGCTGGCTCCTCATGCGCAGTATCTCTCCCTTTGCAGAGCCCAAGTCTTCCTCCAGTTTCTTCACTTTCTTTTCCAGCACTTCCCTCTCTTTTCCTAGACTTATCACAACGTTGTGTGCGTCTTCCACGTTTGCTTTAGCTTCCTTTGACGCCTTCTTTGCCTCTTCTAGTGATCTTTGAAGCACTTCTTTCTCGTCTTCCAAGCTCGAGACATTGGTATTCACCTTCTGGAGCTCTCGGGAAAGTGTTGTTGTGTTCTTGTTCATCTCATCTAAAGACTTAACTGCTTCTTCCAGGTCTGTCTCAAGCGATTTTATGGCTTGCCTGTTCATCGACATCTCCTTCTCCATTGCTTTCACTTCTTTCTCCAATGCCAGAACAGTCTCTTTCTCCTCTTTCAGTTCCTTGTTAGTGGTTTCACCTTTCTTGTAAATCTCCACTAGCTCCTTCTGGAGGCTCTGGTTCTTGACAGAAGACTCTTCGAGCTCTTGTCTCAGTCCCTCAATCTCCTCTCTAGCTTTCTTAAGATGATCTTTCTCCACTTCAAGTTCGCTAGCCAAACCCTCACCGTCTCTTCTTTCATCAGCAAGGTTCTTCTCATACCTTTCCTTGGCTTTATCAAACTCCTCGTGAACCTTTGAAACCTCTGATTCGAACTTCGAACACAAAGCTCTCGACTCATCAAGCATCTTCTCCAGGTCAGAGACACGATCTCTCGACGCGTGGAGTGTTTTCTTTGTTCCTTCGAGCTCATGTCTCAAATTACGTACACTAGTGAGTTCTATCTCCAGCATTCTCTTTGCATCTTCGTACTTCTCAGTAAGGTCAGCAACTTTGTCTTTACTATCATCTACATCCTTAAGCGCATCATCCAGCTTTTCATTAACCTGCTGAATCTCCTCCTCTCTACTTCTTATGACCTCTGCATCAGCAGCTGCTCGCGTCTCAGAAGTCAGTTTCAAAGCACTGTAATCTTTTGTAACATCGTCAAGCTTTTTGATGTAACTCTCATTCTCAGCCACTAAAGTGCTTATTCTGGTGTCTAGTTCCTCAATGGCAGAGTTCTTGGAGTCTATTTCAGTCTGTCTTCTCGCGACTTCCTCCTTAAGCTGTTTGATTTCTAGTTTTGCTTCAGCAAGTTCTCGGCTAGTTTGAGCGTAAACAGAGTTGAGTTTCTTCAGTTCTGCTTCTTTCTCAGCTAGTGAAGTTCTAACACGTTGAGCCTTTTCTTCACTATCTTTCAGCTCCAAACTAAGCAAGTTGATCCGGTCTTGTAATCCCTCAACCAAATCAAGCTTCTCTTTGAGCTCTGTCTCGAGTGCCTTCTTGTCTTCACCAGCCTTTGAAAGATTACTTTGCAGGTTTTCTATCTGAACTCTAAGCTCTTCAGATATCTTCTTCACGCCGGTTAACTCCTTGCCTAATCCCTCCGCCACATCCTTTGCAGAACTTAATTGGTTGATCAATGAGAATCGTTCCTCTTCTGCCTTTTTTCTTTCCTTGTTCCACTCTTCCTCCTCACGCTGGATTCTTGCTTCAAAGTCCTTCTCCATTGAAACCAAtgctccttctctctctctcaactgGTTCTTTAGCTTTATGTAAGTAAGTAAGCAAGGATCAAATCCAGCATCAAGATATTCAAAAACCTCAGAAAGTTCGAACTAAACGGTGCTTATGACTAATCAAGCAGATTCTGTAGCTAAAGAAAGCTTACAGATTCGATGGTTTGTTGAGCAGCTTGAGTATCTTTACGAGCAAGTGCGTAGAGTGCGCCAAGAACACCAGAACTAAAAATGCCAAGACCATTTAGGAGAGAGAGAAATGTGTTTGGAGATGTTGTTCCTTCGCTAACTGCAACCTAACCGGTCACACCACATAAAagcaaaccaaaaaacaaagtCTCTCTCAACCACACTTCTAACAACATAATTGAGAAACTCAAATGGTGAAGATGCAAACAGAGAGAGTTTAAATGAAACCTCAGATTCTTGACTAAGCTTTGATGTCTTAATCTCATTGTCGTCTCCTGTAAAATAACAAAGAACAAAGTACTTACGACAATGAAAGATAACATTTTTTCATGAATGGAGAAGAGTGAGTAACTCACTTTCATCGGCCAAAGCAGGGGATCGAAGCTGTAAgaagggaagaagggagataCCCACGAGAACAAAATCTCGTCTTTTGAGGGAAAAGGCGTCGTGGGTTGCGTCTTGGCAGCGTAGAGAAGCCGATGATGGTCTGCGACGCTTGGACTTGGCGGCATTGCTAGAGCAGAGAAGCACGAACTGCGACTGAGGAGAAGGGAGCAAGCGAGAAGAGTGGAGCGGAGGAGAAGGGGCGGAGCAAGTGCTCCCTATGAGGAAACCACCCATCTTCTTCTCCGGGGAAGAAAGAAGTTAAAGTTAATTTGGAGATTGGATATGTGTGGGCAAATGGCAATATCCACTGAGAGAAGGaacccccaaaaaaaaaaggagcttCCTTTGTGTTGTGGTGACACTGATCAGTCAGCTGGAACGGAAGCAAACCCAACTAATTGATTtggtttttggttcggtttggttcaccaagcaaaaccaaataaaatttgataagtaacaaccaaaataaatttgagctgtaacaaaatttgtttttctcTTACTAAGTTAACCGAATAAAAGCGATATATAAACCGTTTTTGGTTCAATTTCGAATAGATAATAACACATAAAACCAAAGAAAATAACCCGAGTTCTTAACTGAAATAAAGTTCGGTTCAATTTGGTGACATTTAAAGAAACCgaaaaaacccgacccgaaaaagTCTAAACCCGTGATGCTCACGTGCGTCTGTCTGACCCCTAAACTGTCTTGTCTTAATTATTCATCCGCCCCTCTGATTGCTAAACCACACCGACGACGGCGACTCCTCCGCATCGCATCGATCCTTTAACCGCCGGAATCTTCTCCACAGGAAGAGTATATATCTCAACTCTATACATGTAAAAACCTCCTGCTCACAAAGATGGCGTACATATCGTCTCGATCAATTCTCGTGAAGCGAAGCGTCTCAACATTACCTCATCTCTCTCAGAGATTTAAACAAACAGGTTATCTGCACACTACTACTTCCTCTTTACAGATACAAAGGTCTCACCTTTATGGTTTTCTTTAAACATTTGTTTCGCAGAGAGCGAGATTGTTCAGATGTTCAGTCTCCCAAACCCCGAGGAAGAATCAGAGAACCCTCGAGAGAAGTGGAAACTCTCAAGAAGAGACCCATCAGTCCGTACCCTAGACGAGAGATTCATCCGAATCCTCAAAATCTTCAAATGGGGTCCCGACGCCGAGAAAGCCTTAGAGGTCCTCAAGCTCAGAGTAGACCACCGTCTCGTCCGCTCAGTCCTCGCCATAGAAGACGTCGACATCAACGTCAAGACCCAGTTCTTCAAATGGGCCGGCAAAAGAAGAAACTTCCACCACGACTCCTCCACTTACCTCCCCCTGATACGCTGCCTCGAGGAAGCCAGGCTCTACGGCGAGATGTACAGAACGATACAGGAAGTTGTCCGTAACGCTTACGTCAGCGTGGGCCCGGGGTTGCTCTCTGAGCTTGTGAAGGCCTTGGGGAGAGCTAAGATGGTTGGGAAGGCCTTGTCTGTGTTCTATCAGGCGAAAGGACGAAAGTGTAGGCCCACTTCGAGCACTTACAACTCTGTGATTATGATGCTGGTGCAGGCAGGGATGCACGAGAGAGTTCACGAGGTTTATAGCGAGATGTGTAACGAAGGTGATTGTTTTCCTGATACGGTCACTTACTCTGCGGTTATCTCTTCGTATGATAAGTTGGGACGTAACGATTCTGCTGTAAGGTTGTTTGATGAGATGAGGGAGAACGGTTTGGAGCCGACGGAGAAGATATACACTACTCTTCTGGGGGTGTACTTTAAGGTGGGTGAAGCTGAGAGAGCTTTGGATCTTTTCGAGGAGATGAGACGAGAAGGTTGTTTGCCTAGTGTTTATACTTACACGGAGCTTGTGAAGGGGCTTGGTAAAGCAGGGAGGGTGGAAGAAGCGTATGGTTTGTATAAGAGCATGGTGAGAGACGGTTTGAGTCCTGATGTTGTGTTTTTAAACAATCTGATGAACGTTTTAGGGAGAGTGGGTAGAGTGGAGGAGGTGAGGAGTGTGTTTAACGAGATGGGGAGGTGGAGATGTATTCCTACTGTTGTTTCGTACAACACTGTTATCAAAGCTCTGTTTGAGTCGAAAGCGCCTGTTGCGGAAGTGAGTTCTTGGTTTGAGAAGATGAAAGGGGAAGGTGTTTCCCCTAGTGAGTTCACTTACTCGATCATGATAGATGGGTACTGCAAAACCAACAGAGTTGAGAAAGCTCTGTTGCTTCTCGAGGAGATGGATGAGAAAGGGTTTCCTCCCTGTCCTGCAGCGTATTGCAGCCTTATAAATGCTCTTGGGAAGGCGAAAAGATACGAAGCTGC is part of the Raphanus sativus cultivar WK10039 chromosome 5, ASM80110v3, whole genome shotgun sequence genome and harbors:
- the LOC108862924 gene encoding probable sulfate transporter 3.4 produces the protein MGHGTNRVEDMASPNNGTATARETIVEVHSVCLPPKKTTFQKLKKRFADVFFPDDPLERFRNQTWRNKVILGLQSLFPIFTWGSQYDLKLFRSDVISGLTIASLAIPQGISYAKLANLPPIVGLYSSFVPPLIYSILGSSKHLAVGPVSIASLVMGSMLSESVSPTQDPVLYLKLAFTSTFFAGLFQASLGLLRLGFLIDFLSKPTLVGFTAGAAVIVSLQQLKGLLGIVHFTGKMQFIPVMSSVFNNRSEWSWETIVMGLGFLIILLTTRHISMRKPKLFWISAASPLASVVISTLLVFLIRNKTHAISFIGHLPKGLNPPSSNMLYFSGTHLALAIKTGIITGVLSLTEGIAVGRTFASLKNYQVNGNKEMMAIGFMNMVGSCTSCYVTTGSFSRSAVNYNAGAKTAVSNIVLASTVLVTLLFLMPLFYFTPNLILAAIILTAVIGLIDYQAAYKLYKVDKFDFFTCMCAFFGVLLVSVPLGLAIAVGVSVIKILLHVTRPNTLEFGNIQGTQIYQSLKRYREASRVHGFLILAVESPIYFANSTYLQERILRWTREEETRIKDNNGTTLKCLILDMTAVSSIDTSGIEAVFELKRRLEKQPLQLVLVNPVGSVMEKLHKSKIIESLGLSGLYLTVGEAVADLSSTWKAHGQP
- the LOC108862923 gene encoding MAR-binding filament-like protein 1, giving the protein MGGFLIGSTCSAPSPPLHSSRLLPSPQSQFVLLCSSNAAKSKRRRPSSASLRCQDATHDAFSLKRRDFVLVGISLLPFLQLRSPALADERDDNEIKTSKLSQESEVAVSEGTTSPNTFLSLLNGLGIFSSGVLGALYALARKDTQAAQQTIESLKNQLREREGALVSMEKDFEARIQREEEEWNKERKKAEEERFSLINQLSSAKDVAEGLGKELTGVKKISEELRVQIENLQSNLSKAGEDKKALETELKEKLDLVEGLQDRINLLSLELKDSEEKAQRVRTSLAEKEAELKKLNSVYAQTSRELAEAKLEIKQLKEEVARRQTEIDSKNSAIEELDTRISTLVAENESYIKKLDDVTKDYSALKLTSETRAAADAEVIRSREEEIQQVNEKLDDALKDVDDSKDKVADLTEKYEDAKRMLEIELTSVRNLRHELEGTKKTLHASRDRVSDLEKMLDESRALCSKFESEVSKVHEEFDKAKERYEKNLADERRDGEGLASELEVEKDHLKKAREEIEGLRQELEESSVKNQSLQKELVEIYKKGETTNKELKEEKETVLALEKEVKAMEKEMSMNRQAIKSLETDLEEAVKSLDEMNKNTTTLSRELQKVNTNVSSLEDEKEVLQRSLEEAKKASKEAKANVEDAHNVVISLGKEREVLEKKVKKLEEDLGSAKGEILRMRSQQDSVKAVNSSDDEEKSDDKVTAKKVVRRRKSSTSS
- the LOC108857217 gene encoding pentatricopeptide repeat-containing protein At3g16010, with protein sequence MAYISSRSILVKRSVSTLPHLSQRFKQTESEIVQMFSLPNPEEESENPREKWKLSRRDPSVRTLDERFIRILKIFKWGPDAEKALEVLKLRVDHRLVRSVLAIEDVDINVKTQFFKWAGKRRNFHHDSSTYLPLIRCLEEARLYGEMYRTIQEVVRNAYVSVGPGLLSELVKALGRAKMVGKALSVFYQAKGRKCRPTSSTYNSVIMMLVQAGMHERVHEVYSEMCNEGDCFPDTVTYSAVISSYDKLGRNDSAVRLFDEMRENGLEPTEKIYTTLLGVYFKVGEAERALDLFEEMRREGCLPSVYTYTELVKGLGKAGRVEEAYGLYKSMVRDGLSPDVVFLNNLMNVLGRVGRVEEVRSVFNEMGRWRCIPTVVSYNTVIKALFESKAPVAEVSSWFEKMKGEGVSPSEFTYSIMIDGYCKTNRVEKALLLLEEMDEKGFPPCPAAYCSLINALGKAKRYEAANELFKELKENFGNVSSRVYAVMIKHFGKCGKLSEAVDLFNEMKNQGSGPDVYAYNALMSGMVKAGMINEAHSLLRKMEENGCSADVNSHNIILNGFARTGAAKRAVEMFEAMKRSGGVKPDGVTYNTLLGCFAHAGMFDEAARMMGEMKEKGFVYDAITYSSILEAVGNVDHVEDV